Genomic window (candidate division WOR-3 bacterium):
CTTCTCGACAATCATGAAGGCTGCCTTCTACCCGCTGACCAGGTCTCAAACCAGACAGATGCGTCAGATGCAGCTTCTGCAACCAAAACTGAATGAGCTGAAGGTGAAATACAAGGATAACCCTCAGGCCTTGAACCAGGAAACGATGCAGCTCTACAAACTGTACAGAATAAACCCTCTTTCCGGTTGTCTGCCGATGCTCGTTCAGCTCCCAGTTTTCTGGGCCTTATACACCGTACTTCGTTCCTTCGTTGACCTGCGCGGGGCCGGATTCGTGCTCTGGCTCAAGGACCTTTCCCAGCCTGATACGCTTTTCGGTCACCTTCCGTTCCTCGGCAACCCGGCCATAGGACTTCTGCCAATTCTGATGGGTGCCTCTTTCATCGCCCAGAACATGTTGACAACTACAGACAAGAAAAACTGGGCGTTGACCGTCATTTTCCCTATCTTCATAACTGTAATGTTCCTGAACTTTCCAAGTGGATTACAGTTGTACTGGTTTACCTATAATATACTCTCGATTTTGGAGAGCATGATCGGACTGAGAGGAGGAAAGATATGGCTCAGACAAATTCCGAAGAAGGCGCTGCCGTCGGCGGCAGCCGACCAGAAGTAGCAGAGCCACGTGAGGCTTCAGGTGATGTCAGACCAGCAGGTCCTGTTGAACTGCCGGCAACCAGCGACGTCGCTCCACCTGTTTCGACTGCTGACGAAACCGGAGTCCCGCCTCCCCCGACCGCATCCGGACCAACTGAACAGACTACTTCACAATGCCAGTCCCCGGGGCCGTTCAGCCAGCCGCTCCCTGACGAACCGACGATGGTTCGCGAGGTCTTACAGAAGCTGGTCAATCTCATCGGCGTCCGGGCCAAGGTTGATCTGGAGCGACAGCCCGACGGCAGCTACTACTGTAACATCCGAACCCGGCAGTCCTCGGGACTGTTAATCGGTCACCGCGGCAGTACACTCCGCGCACTGCAATATTTGACCCGGACAATTGTACGACAGCACTACCCGGACTGCCCGATAGTGACGGTTGACGTTGGTGGCTACCGGGTACGACGTGAGAACTTCCTATGCAAGAAAGCAACCGCGGTAGCCCGTATCGTGCTCGAAACAAAGCGTGAAATGGCCCTGGATGTACTGACCGAGAAGGAAATGGAAACCGTCGAGCAGGCACTCAAGTCCATATCCGGCATCCGGGTGTACGCGCTCGGCACCGGCCCACGGCGCAACGTCATTATCGCACCGACCGGAGAATGAGAACGCCAACGAACGCACGTTGGCCTAAACCAGACATGACGACCGGCGTTCCGAGCTGCGAAGCACCAACTCAACCTCTAGAGTTCCAATCGGGCCCTACCTGTTGCTTCTGGTTCGCACTTGATTCCGCGTATTGGACACCAGTAAAATGATACGTAGCGACTCGAAGTCCGACACCATCTGCGCTCTGGCTACCCCGCCAGGTACGGGCAGCATTGCAGTCATCCGCATCTCGGGACCAGACACCTTTGCTGTCCTCGATCGCATCTTCTCCGGTCACCGGCCATCGCGTCAGCCATCCCATACCGTGCGTCTCGGCTGGCTGACATATCCAGCCGGCATCCCAGCCCGGGTGCCGGTCACACCAAGACTGCCTTGCACACACGCACTGCGACCGGGCAGCCGCATTGACCAGGTTCTGCTCACTGTTTTCCGAAAACCCCGTTCGTACACTGGCGAGAACATGGCTGAAATCTCGTGCCACGGCGGCATGCTGATTGCCGAGACAATAATCGGGCTTCTGAGACGCCTCGGCTGTCGGCTGGCCGAACCAGGTGAGTTTGCCCGCCGGGCAGTCACTGCCGGCAAACTCACGCTCACCCAGGCCGAAGCCACCCTCGACCTCATCAATGCCCGGAGTCCGACTGCGCTCGCTCGCGCCCTTGAGCAGTATCAGGGCGAACTGTCCCGCAAAGTGCAGCGTCTTACCAGTGAATTGCGTGACCTCTGCGCACTTGCCGAACATCATCTCGGTTTTGAAGAACTTGCCTCAACTTGCCCTCGCGCGCTCGCTGCTGGCACACGTCGTCTGCTCAGACAGCTTGAGCAGCTCATCCGGCAGGTCCGATGCTCATGCTTGCTCAATGGGGGCGCAAGGGTAACTATTGTCGGCCGGCCCAATGTCGGCAAGTCAAGCCTGTTCAACCGGCTGCTTGGACATGACCGCGCCCTGGTCACTTCTGAACCAGGAACCACCCGTGACCGGATCGAGGCCCTGACCATATTCGGCGACGTGCCGGTTACGTTGACCGACACTGCTGGTATTCTCGGGTCATTTGGCACTCTGCGCCGCAAACCAGCGCACACACCAAGTACCGGGGTCCCTTCGGAAGTCAGGGGGAACATCGGACTTCCTGCGTCAGTCGCCGGGACTTCACCCCTGAAGACCCGATTGTTGGGTTCTTCTGCTAAGAGTGATGTCTCCGCAGCTGCCGCTGGTTACGGCCGTTGGACGCACAGCCGTGCTGGCGGTCAACGTTCCGCGGCTGGACGATTGGCGGCCATGCAAACACACGAAGCTCTCACTCAGGCCGACCTCGTTATCGTCGTATTTGACGGCTCGGTGCGGCCGACCGCCGCTGATCAGGAAATCCTCGCTGCGGTCTCGGACCGCCCGGCCATCTTTGTTCTGAACAAACTCGACAAGCCGGGTTGGCGCGAACCAAGTTTTCTCAACGGTCGTCCCAGAGTCGCAGTATCGGCCCTGACCGGCGCGAACATCGGCCGGCTGCGGACTGCGGTTGCCCGCCGACTCCGCATCGCGTCATCACTCACTGCTGCCGGTAACCGGCACCTGGAGTTGTTCAACGAAGCACACGTCGCACTCGGCCGCAGCCTCACCGCAGCCAATGCCGAAACCGCAGCCTTAGAACTGGAAACCGCATTAGCATGCCTGAATCAGATTGACGCACCCCAGGCCGGCGACGGCACGCTCGACCGCATATTTGCGCGTTTCTGTGTTGGTAAGTGAGCATGTTTGACCGTATCTTTCTATATGTCGAGGACCGGACCAGCTCGACCACGGCTGCTGAGCTAGCACTCTCACTGGCCAAGTCGCTCGCTGCCAGGGTCTTCGCTATCGCCGTGATCAACACCGCCGGGTCTATCCAGACCGCGACCCGCCGCAAGAGAATCCCGGACGTTGAGGAAGATGCCTGGCGAATTCTTTACGAGATTGAAGACGACGCCTTTAAACAGGAAGTTAGCATTTCCCTGCTGCTTGACCAAGGCGACCCGCTTGAGCGGCTGCTGGACCTTGCCCGCAGTTACCGAGCAAAACTTATCGTTGCGAGTCCTGCTACACGGCTGCCGCTCGCGGAGTTCGTCCGGCGCAGCCCGGTTCCGGTCGTTTTTGCAAACCTGCCAAGGAGGCATGATGACCAAAATAAGTGAACTCCTCCGCCCCGAAGCGGTCATACTGGACCTGAAGGCGCAGGAGAAGGTCGAGGTAATTCGCGAGCTGTCTAGGCCGCTGCTCGAAGCCGGTGTCGTGACCGACGAGCAGGACTTTTTTGCGGCCATCCTGCGCCGGGAGAACCTTGAGAGTACCGGCATCGGCCTCGGTGTCGCAATCCCCCATGCGCGAACCGCAGCGGTGAAGCAAACTGCGCTTGCCTTCGGCCGGTCAGACAAAGGAGTAGATTTTTCAAGTCTGGACGGCAAACCCTGCCACCTGATATTCCTTATTGCTGCCCACGAAGACAAGAAGACCGAGTATATCATGACTCTGGCCAGAGTTTCCAAGCTGCTACGTAAGGATGAGGTGCGCATTGGTCTGAACAAGGCCAGGACTCCCCAGGAAGTCATCGCTGTGCTGGCACTCCACGAGTAAACGGATGTACGCTCTGGCACGGGCAAGGGAACAGATTGCGGGTCTGCTCCAGCAGCACGGACTTGAGGTCACGGTGGACGACATCCGCACCGCTGAGGCTGACGTCGAGGCAGACATTGCGGTGCCGCTTTTCCGAGTCGCCCGAAAGCACGGCGATAGCCCTCAGTCTCTCGCCGAATCTCTGGCCGGTCGCCTCAACCTGTCCGGAACCATGTTCAAGGCAGCAACGGCACTGCGCGGCTACCTCAACTTCACACTGAACCGCAGCCAGTTCGCCCGCGCCGTCTTCGCGGACTTTGTCCGCCTGCCGGACCGGTACGGCAGTTCAGAAGCTGGTGCGGGCCGGACCATTGTCATTGACTATTCCTCGCCCAACATCGCCAAACCGTTCTCAGTCGGCCACCTCCGCTCAACCGTCATCGGCCAGGCCTTGCGCAACATCTTCGCCTGGCTTGGTTACCGCGTCATCGGCGACAACCACCTGGGCGACTGGGGGACGCAGTTCGGCAAGCTACTCTGTGCCTTTGCCCGGTGGGGCCAAGAGGCAGAACTGGCTGCAGACCCGACCGGCCATCTTCTCGCCCTGTACGTCCGGTTCCACGACGAAGCCCAGCGCAACCCCGAGCTTGAGGCCGAAGCCCGGAACTGGTTCCGCCGGCTCGAAGTCGGTGAACCTGAAGTACGTGCGACTTGGCAACGGTTCGTCGCACTCAGCTCAGCCGAGTTTCAGCGCATCTACGAACGCCTCGGAGTGACATTTGACCAGACGCTGGGCGAAAGTTTCTACCAGGACCGCCTTGAAGGCGTGGTCCGGCGCGCGCTGGAGCGTGGCATAGCCCGGCGGGAGAAGCCACTCGAACCGGTCCGCACCGGTGATGATGAGCGACTGACCGACGAAACCGTCGTACTGATTCCGCTCGAACAGTATGGCATCAAGGTCCCGCTCATCCTCCAGAAGTCAGACGGTACGAGTCTGTACGCTACCCGCGAAATTGCCTGTGTCGAATACCGGATTGAAACCTGGCAACCGGAGAAGATTCTGTACGTAGTCGGCAACGAGCAAGAGCTCTACTTCAGACAACTCAACGCGGCGCTCAAGCTTCTCGGCTACGACACACCGTGTGTCCATGTAAACTTCGGACTCGTGCGTCTGGCCGAAGGTCGGATGTCCACCCGTGAGGGACGCGTGGTTCTGTTGCAGAGCGTCATGGACGAAGCAGTACGCCGGGCCCGCTCAGTCCTTACCGAACGAGCCATGACCGAAGCAGAAAAGGACCGGGTCGCGGAAATCGTTGGCATTGCCGCAATCAAGTACGCCGACCTTTCTCAAAACCGGGTCAAGGAAGTAGTCTTTGACTGGAACCGGATGCTCGCGCTCGACGGTGATTCTGCCCCGTACCTACTCTATGCCCACACCCGGTGCTGTTCCATTCTCCGCAAAGCTCAGACTGCCGGGCAAACCTTAGGTGAACCATCGGAAATCGGTCACCATCCATCGGCAGAGGAGTTCAGCCTTATTCTGGATATCGCCCAGTTCCCGGATGTGGTCGCGGCCGCAGCCTCGACCTATGAGCCCCACCGTATCGCTAACCACCTGTATCGCCTGGCCCAGGACTTCTCCGTATTCTACAATAAGGTCCCTGTGCTCAGGGCCCAGACTAACGAGCTTGCTGCCGCCCGACTCAACCTTGTCCGGATGACTGCCACAGTACTGAAGATCGGCCTCGGCCTTCTCGGCATTGAAGCACCTGAACGGATGTAGGCAACTTGACCCGAGAACCCTTAGCCCCTTGTTCCGTGTCAAACAAACGTAGCTAAGAGAAATGCGCCGAGTGAATCTCGACCATGCTGCGGCTTCGCCGCTGCTGCCAGAAGCCCTGGAAGCAATGATGCCTTTCTTTACAGAACACTTCGGTAACCCTCAGAGTATCCACAGCCTCGGCCACAAGCCGCAGGAAGCAATCGAAAGTGCTCGCGGCCAAGTAGCAAGCCTGATCAACGCCTCGCCGGCCGAAATCATCTTCACCGCATCGGCATCGGAAAGTAACAATCTCGCGCTCAAAGGTCTGACTGGAGCAGCCCAGGGCACGCGACCAAAAACCGGGAGCCCAAAGGGTCATATCATCGTTTCCGCGATCGAACACCCGTCCGTGCAAAAACCGGTACAGACGCTTGCCAGTTCGGGTTTCGAGGTCACCGAACTGAAGGTTGACAAGCACGGTCTCGTTGAGCCCGAGGACCTGGACAAGGCCATTAGGCCCGATACGGTGCTCGTTTCGGTGATGCACGCAAATAACGAAGTTGGCACTATTGAACCGTTGGCTGAGCTTGCCCGTGTCTGCCACCGGCACAATGTGCTGTTTCATTCCGACGGCACCGCTGCAGTCGGCCGTATTCCGGTTGACGTCCACAAGCTGGGCTTGGACAGCTACTCCTTCTCGGCCCAGTCATTCTACGGGCCTAAGGGCGCGGCAGCGCTCTTTGTCAAGGCCGGGCACCGACTCCATCCGCTGATCGAAGGCGGTGTGCAGGAACAGGCCCGGCGGGCTGGTACCGAGAACGTCCCGGCCATTGTCGGTATGGGTAGGGCAGCGGAAATTGCCCGCCAGAACATGGCTTACTGGGCTGCGACCATGAAAACGCTAAGTGTGCGGCTAGTTGCAATGCTTTCTGAGAAGCTCGATCATATCATTTTCACCGGCCATGCGGAGCAGCGTCTGCCTGGCCATGTTAGCTTCTGCGTTGAGTTCGTCGAAGGCGAAGCGATGCTTCTACTTCTTGATGATGCGGGCATTGTCGCTGCCTCGGGCTCGGCCTGCACCGCCAAGACACTGAAAGCATCGCACGTGCTGCTCGCCATGGGTCTGCCCCATGCTATTGCCCAATCGTCGCTTGTGCTGACAATGGGCAAGGATACGACCATGGAAGATGTGAACTACTTTCTTGAAACGTTCCCGCCCATCGTCAAACGGCTGCGGGCCATGTCGCCACTCTACGCAAAGCTCCTCAAAGGCGAAGACCCCTACAGGACCGAGAAAGAGTTCGGTCATGGAGGCCATTGATGTATTCTGAGAAAGTAATGGAACATTTCCGCAACCCGCGGAACGTCGGTGAAATCGAGAATGCCGACGGCAGAGGCGAAGTCGGCAACCCGGTCTGCGGCGACATGATGACATTCTACATCAAAGTCAAGGACGGCATTATCGAGGACGTCAAGTTCAAAACCTTCGGCTGTGGCGCAGCCATCGCCGTCTCCTCAATGGTGTCCGAGATGGCCATCGGCAAGACCATCGAGGAAGCACTGAAGATTACCAACGCCGACGTCGCCAAGGAACTCGGCGGTCTGCCGCCAAACAAGCTGCACTGCTCCAACCTTGGTGCCGATGCGCTGCACGCCGCAATCAGAGACTACCTGGCAAGACAGAAGGGGACGGCATGAAACCAGAATCTCACCCGAGCAGACATAACCCAAGTTCACAGGTTTTTCCCTGCATCTGCCCGTACTGTGGCGAGCAAGTCGGCCCCCGAACTGAGTGGTGCCGTCCGTGCGGAATCAGAATCACCTATTGCACCGAGTGCGGCAAACCCTTGCCGAAGGACGCCGCATCCTGCCCGGAGTGTAACACAACAAGACCAAAGGAAAGGAGAGCAGAACAGTGAACTTCACCCACGTGCCCGGTACCAACAATAAACACAAGGTAACGCTGTATGCACTATCTACCTGCGGCTGGTGCCGCAAGACCAAGGAACTACTGGACTCGCAGAACGTAGAGTACGACTACATCTACGTAGATCAGTGTCAAGGCGAGGAACGAACCAGGGCTACCGCTGCGGTGCGGGAGTTGAACCCGCGCGGCTCGTTTCCGACGCTCAAGATTGACGACGAAGTTGTTGCCGGGTTCGACGAAGAACGTATCCTGGAGCTTCTAGCATGAGTCAAACCGCAAAGTACCCACCTGAAGTCAATACGCTTTACGAACGTTTGAAGCGCGAGGCTGAAGCAGGAGGCTACACCTTGAATCCAGACAAGGAATTCACCCTCAGTCTTGTCCAGGGCCTTATTGACAACGAAAAGCGCTTCGGCTACATGGCCTGTCCCTGCCGCCTTGCCTATGGTGAGAAGGACAAGGACATAGACATCATCTGTCCCTGCTACTACCGGGATCAGGACCTTGAGGAGTTCGGTGCATGCTACTGCTGTCTGTACGTCAATGAGGATTGGACCAGTGGCCGAAAACCCCACAAGAGCATTCCTGACCGCCGGCCGCCTGAGTTCGTGCTCAGCGGCTTCTCCGAACCTGCTGCGTCAATTGAGACCACCGGAACCTCCAAATCCATTGGCCCTCTTCCTTATCCGGTCTGGCGCTGCAAAGTCTGTGGATACCTTGCGGCCCGCAACGAGCCACCCGGAGTTTGTCCGGTGTGCAAGGCCAAGAAGGACCGTTTCGAGCGATTTATATGACCCCCAGACCAATCGTTGAGTTCTCGGTCGTGCCGGTCGGCACCGGCTCAACCAGCGTGAGCCATTACGTCCGGGTTGCTCACGACATTGTTAAACAGAGTGGCCTCGACCACCAGTTGAACCCAATGGGCACCTGCCTGCAGGGCGACTGGGACAAGATTTTTGCAACCATTAGAAAAGTTCACGACACCCTGGCAACAATGGGCTGCGGCCGGATTGTCACGACCATCAAGATTGACGACCGAAGAGATAAGGACCGCCCGATGCAGGCCAAGGTTGACCGGGTCCTGAAGTCGGACTGACAGGAAACCCAGCCTGCACTTGCCCTGCCCGTGACCAGGCGGCCTTGGCAAACTTCGTCTTGCCACGAACTTTCAGGCAAGACCACAGAACGATACCACCCCCATTCTCACGGTACCAGACCATGGCTAGTCGGCTTGACCGAAGCGGCACAAGCGGATGTAAGCGCTTGAAAAACAGCATGATGCGTCACGGAGGGTAGTGCATCCGAAACGGTGATGAGCACGCAGGCAGGGGGTGACCCAGTGACCCAGGGAGTGACTCCCCACCCCAGAGGGGTTCTCAAACACGGGCTGAGATGTACAGTCAGCCGGATTCTGAAGTTAGGATTAGGACAATGACTTACGCGGTCTGTCAACTGTCCTACAAGTCGGAACCTGAGATGGTTTGTCACAATCCGTATCACCAAGTGCGCGACAGACCTCTTGAACTTGGCTCTGACTTGTTGGCTGAAAGTATGTTTCACAGGCACTATCAGTCGTACGGTCAAGCCCTGATGAGTTCAGGCTTCAGCCGAAGCACAAGTTCGGACTTCAGGTTACGAATCAGCGGGGCAACAACGAATATGAGCAGGACAAGTGTGGAACTCTAATCAGGACTGCGTGGTAGGACTTCCGTGGCTGTCTGGCTGTGCTAATAACCCCACTGCTCAGTGAGGTAAACCCGGCGCCGGCATTCCGGACACAGGATGCGCATCGTGCCCGACCGATAAGGCAGTTCCATAGCGCGGGCCTGAGCTGACCCGGCTGCCAGCCCGAGGTATTCGTACCGGGCAAGGAACAATGTCGGGTTGGCGCTGGCCAAGTCACCGACGCGGTTTGCAATCCATACCAGATGCTCTTTCGCTGCGAACGGCTCACCGCAGCACTCGCAGTAAGCCAGCTCCTTTTCAACTTCGGTCTGCCAGTCTGGGCTGCGCTCGGTGCGCGCCAAGTCGAACTCGGGCGTGTGATAGATACCTTCTCGGGTCGTGCAGTAGAGCACGCACTGGCCGCAATAGATGCACCGCTCAGCGTGGTGGATATTGCGCAGTACACCCTTTACGCGGTCCACAACCATCTCGCGGGCATTGGTCGGGCAGACCCGCACGCACGCGCCACAGCCGATGCACTTTTCCGGCCGGAACTTGATGATGCCCCGGAAGTTGGGATGGACTGAATCTACCTTCTCCGGAAACTTGGTTGTGAACGGCCCGGCGAATAGCGCCCGGATTGCCTCGCCCAGTTCGCGCAGCTTGGGAAGCGGAATCATTCGTCTTCTCCGCCGATGATGCTTGTACCTCCGCGGTCCTGGGTGAACTCGTCCTTGATCGTCTTCTTCCACAGCTTGATCCCAAAAATCAGCGAGCCGCGGGAGAGGGCGTGCGACGCCACCGGCAGGTTGATAAGCACAAACAGCACACAAACCAGCGCCTTGATGCCAAGCGCCGTAAAACCGTTGATAAGGAAGATTCCGAAAAGAATGCCACACGCACCGAGTGTCACACTCTTAGTCGTGGACTGCATCCGGTTGTAAACGTCCGGGAACCGTACCATGCCTAAACAGCCAAGCACATTGAACAGCACCCCACCGACGATGAACACCCAGCCCAGAGTGTCAATCATCGAGACTCCTTCCTTCCAGATACTTGGCAAGCGCAAGGGTCGCGACAAATGATATCACTGCCAATGCGATCGAAAGGTCGAGTAGGTAGGCCAGGTTGTAGCGTAAGGCCATCAAGGCAGTGATGCTGGTAAAAATAACCGCCATCACGTCAACTGCCATCACCCGGTCCGATATCGAGGGACCGCGCAGCGCTCGATAAAGGCAGAAGAACGCACCCAGCACGAGCAACACCAGCAGTATCGTCATTCGAATATCCTCGCAAGAAGTTTCTCAAATGGCCCTTTGATCATCCTGCCCGCAACCTCCGGGTCATCGGTTCTCACGTCAATCCAGTGGATGTAGAGCACGTCGTCTTTGATTTCGACCGTCATCGTGCCCGGGGTCAGGGTAATTGAATTGGCAAGAAACGTCCGAGCAATATCGGACTTGAGGCTGGTGCGAATCTTAATGATTCCCGGTCTGAGCACAAGCCCGGGCGAAAGCACACGCATCGCCACATCTACATTCGCCTTGAGACACGCCCAAGCAAACACCGGAACATAGACAAGCAGCCAGAACCAGCGCACCGGGTTCAAGAGTTTGACCGGCTGTACCGGCAGTTCGCGACCGAACCACAAAGCGGCGATGAGACTCATCACTGCACCGGCGACGAGCGTAGCCGGGTTCATCGTCCAGGTCAACAGCATCCATATCGCCATAGCACCAACCCAGTAGGCCACAGCCCGCGCCGTCTTCACCCTAACCTCCAAGCACCAGCTTCGCGTATCCAAGCCCGTGGAACAGCACCGATGCCGCTGGTGCCACTACCCAGTCCAGTATCGGCTTGAACCCGACGCCAAATGCAATCGCCAGACCGACAAGGATGAACAGTGCCAGTAGAATCAGCCGGGGCGATTCACGAACCGGTTCGGTTGCTACGGTCCCCGGCTGGTGGAACATGCGGTTAATGACCTTGAGCAGGTACCCAAGTGTCACGACCGAGAAGAGCGCGGCCAGCACTGCCATCCAGTACAGCTTGGCCGCAACTGCGCCGAGAATAATGAACAGCTTGGAGAAGAAACCGGCAAAAGGCGGTACACCGGCAAGTGACAACGCACCCACAATGTAGGACCAGGTTGTAACCGGCATCGCCTTCTCAAGTCCGGAAAGCTTGTTGATGTCCCGGGTACCGGTCTGGAGCTCGATTGAACGCGAGGCCAGGAACAAGAGCCCTTTGGCGAGCGCGTGA
Coding sequences:
- a CDS encoding tRNA modification GTPase, producing the protein MIRSDSKSDTICALATPPGTGSIAVIRISGPDTFAVLDRIFSGHRPSRQPSHTVRLGWLTYPAGIPARVPVTPRLPCTHALRPGSRIDQVLLTVFRKPRSYTGENMAEISCHGGMLIAETIIGLLRRLGCRLAEPGEFARRAVTAGKLTLTQAEATLDLINARSPTALARALEQYQGELSRKVQRLTSELRDLCALAEHHLGFEELASTCPRALAAGTRRLLRQLEQLIRQVRCSCLLNGGARVTIVGRPNVGKSSLFNRLLGHDRALVTSEPGTTRDRIEALTIFGDVPVTLTDTAGILGSFGTLRRKPAHTPSTGVPSEVRGNIGLPASVAGTSPLKTRLLGSSAKSDVSAAAAGYGRWTHSRAGGQRSAAGRLAAMQTHEALTQADLVIVVFDGSVRPTAADQEILAAVSDRPAIFVLNKLDKPGWREPSFLNGRPRVAVSALTGANIGRLRTAVARRLRIASSLTAAGNRHLELFNEAHVALGRSLTAANAETAALELETALACLNQIDAPQAGDGTLDRIFARFCVGK
- a CDS encoding universal stress protein, with product MFDRIFLYVEDRTSSTTAAELALSLAKSLAARVFAIAVINTAGSIQTATRRKRIPDVEEDAWRILYEIEDDAFKQEVSISLLLDQGDPLERLLDLARSYRAKLIVASPATRLPLAEFVRRSPVPVVFANLPRRHDDQNK
- a CDS encoding PTS sugar transporter subunit IIA, translated to MTKISELLRPEAVILDLKAQEKVEVIRELSRPLLEAGVVTDEQDFFAAILRRENLESTGIGLGVAIPHARTAAVKQTALAFGRSDKGVDFSSLDGKPCHLIFLIAAHEDKKTEYIMTLARVSKLLRKDEVRIGLNKARTPQEVIAVLALHE
- the argS gene encoding arginine--tRNA ligase — protein: MYALARAREQIAGLLQQHGLEVTVDDIRTAEADVEADIAVPLFRVARKHGDSPQSLAESLAGRLNLSGTMFKAATALRGYLNFTLNRSQFARAVFADFVRLPDRYGSSEAGAGRTIVIDYSSPNIAKPFSVGHLRSTVIGQALRNIFAWLGYRVIGDNHLGDWGTQFGKLLCAFARWGQEAELAADPTGHLLALYVRFHDEAQRNPELEAEARNWFRRLEVGEPEVRATWQRFVALSSAEFQRIYERLGVTFDQTLGESFYQDRLEGVVRRALERGIARREKPLEPVRTGDDERLTDETVVLIPLEQYGIKVPLILQKSDGTSLYATREIACVEYRIETWQPEKILYVVGNEQELYFRQLNAALKLLGYDTPCVHVNFGLVRLAEGRMSTREGRVVLLQSVMDEAVRRARSVLTERAMTEAEKDRVAEIVGIAAIKYADLSQNRVKEVVFDWNRMLALDGDSAPYLLYAHTRCCSILRKAQTAGQTLGEPSEIGHHPSAEEFSLILDIAQFPDVVAAAASTYEPHRIANHLYRLAQDFSVFYNKVPVLRAQTNELAAARLNLVRMTATVLKIGLGLLGIEAPERM
- a CDS encoding cysteine desulfurase family protein; amino-acid sequence: MRRVNLDHAAASPLLPEALEAMMPFFTEHFGNPQSIHSLGHKPQEAIESARGQVASLINASPAEIIFTASASESNNLALKGLTGAAQGTRPKTGSPKGHIIVSAIEHPSVQKPVQTLASSGFEVTELKVDKHGLVEPEDLDKAIRPDTVLVSVMHANNEVGTIEPLAELARVCHRHNVLFHSDGTAAVGRIPVDVHKLGLDSYSFSAQSFYGPKGAAALFVKAGHRLHPLIEGGVQEQARRAGTENVPAIVGMGRAAEIARQNMAYWAATMKTLSVRLVAMLSEKLDHIIFTGHAEQRLPGHVSFCVEFVEGEAMLLLLDDAGIVAASGSACTAKTLKASHVLLAMGLPHAIAQSSLVLTMGKDTTMEDVNYFLETFPPIVKRLRAMSPLYAKLLKGEDPYRTEKEFGHGGH
- the nifU gene encoding Fe-S cluster assembly scaffold protein NifU; translation: MYSEKVMEHFRNPRNVGEIENADGRGEVGNPVCGDMMTFYIKVKDGIIEDVKFKTFGCGAAIAVSSMVSEMAIGKTIEEALKITNADVAKELGGLPPNKLHCSNLGADALHAAIRDYLARQKGTA
- a CDS encoding glutaredoxin family protein — its product is MNFTHVPGTNNKHKVTLYALSTCGWCRKTKELLDSQNVEYDYIYVDQCQGEERTRATAAVRELNPRGSFPTLKIDDEVVAGFDEERILELLA
- a CDS encoding ferredoxin-thioredoxin reductase catalytic domain-containing protein — its product is MSQTAKYPPEVNTLYERLKREAEAGGYTLNPDKEFTLSLVQGLIDNEKRFGYMACPCRLAYGEKDKDIDIICPCYYRDQDLEEFGACYCCLYVNEDWTSGRKPHKSIPDRRPPEFVLSGFSEPAASIETTGTSKSIGPLPYPVWRCKVCGYLAARNEPPGVCPVCKAKKDRFERFI
- a CDS encoding MTH1187 family thiamine-binding protein — protein: MTPRPIVEFSVVPVGTGSTSVSHYVRVAHDIVKQSGLDHQLNPMGTCLQGDWDKIFATIRKVHDTLATMGCGRIVTTIKIDDRRDKDRPMQAKVDRVLKSD
- a CDS encoding 4Fe-4S binding protein → MIPLPKLRELGEAIRALFAGPFTTKFPEKVDSVHPNFRGIIKFRPEKCIGCGACVRVCPTNAREMVVDRVKGVLRNIHHAERCIYCGQCVLYCTTREGIYHTPEFDLARTERSPDWQTEVEKELAYCECCGEPFAAKEHLVWIANRVGDLASANPTLFLARYEYLGLAAGSAQARAMELPYRSGTMRILCPECRRRVYLTEQWGY
- the mnhG gene encoding monovalent cation/H(+) antiporter subunit G, whose translation is MIDTLGWVFIVGGVLFNVLGCLGMVRFPDVYNRMQSTTKSVTLGACGILFGIFLINGFTALGIKALVCVLFVLINLPVASHALSRGSLIFGIKLWKKTIKDEFTQDRGGTSIIGGEDE
- a CDS encoding monovalent cation/H+ antiporter complex subunit F encodes the protein MTILLVLLVLGAFFCLYRALRGPSISDRVMAVDVMAVIFTSITALMALRYNLAYLLDLSIALAVISFVATLALAKYLEGRSLDD
- a CDS encoding Na+/H+ antiporter subunit E — protein: MKTARAVAYWVGAMAIWMLLTWTMNPATLVAGAVMSLIAALWFGRELPVQPVKLLNPVRWFWLLVYVPVFAWACLKANVDVAMRVLSPGLVLRPGIIKIRTSLKSDIARTFLANSITLTPGTMTVEIKDDVLYIHWIDVRTDDPEVAGRMIKGPFEKLLARIFE